Proteins co-encoded in one Pseudorhizobium banfieldiae genomic window:
- a CDS encoding FadR/GntR family transcriptional regulator, translated as MPADLTVATKVERKPKLSAHVAASLRSQILTGDIGVGQKLPTESQLTEAFGVSRTVIREAVANLAADGLVESRQGAGIFVCERPAMAFASITQDIGMKISHALNVIEVRMGLEIESAGLAAQRRNAAQEAAIQEAFFEFDRLLAMGEATGRSDFMFHRAIAAATNNPFYVEVLDALGMRAIPCDITSPWGTDSLLTREYQVMLQREHLAILKAISAGDAEAARAAMRAHLTESQRRYRDRLAGQQADYRFGSAATP; from the coding sequence ATGCCTGCAGATCTGACCGTCGCAACCAAGGTTGAACGCAAGCCGAAACTCTCGGCCCACGTCGCCGCGTCCCTGCGTTCCCAGATACTGACGGGCGATATCGGCGTGGGACAGAAGCTTCCGACGGAGAGCCAGCTTACGGAAGCCTTCGGCGTCAGCCGCACCGTCATCCGGGAAGCGGTTGCGAACCTAGCAGCCGATGGGCTGGTCGAGTCTCGCCAGGGCGCAGGTATCTTTGTCTGCGAAAGGCCTGCCATGGCCTTCGCGTCGATCACGCAGGACATCGGGATGAAGATCTCGCATGCCCTCAATGTCATCGAGGTCCGCATGGGGCTCGAGATCGAAAGTGCGGGTCTTGCGGCACAACGCCGGAATGCTGCCCAGGAGGCTGCCATTCAGGAGGCCTTCTTCGAGTTCGACCGGCTGCTTGCCATGGGCGAGGCCACCGGGCGCAGCGATTTCATGTTTCATCGCGCCATTGCTGCAGCCACCAACAATCCATTCTACGTTGAAGTGCTGGATGCCCTGGGCATGCGGGCCATTCCCTGCGACATCACATCTCCCTGGGGCACCGACAGCCTCCTGACGAGGGAGTACCAGGTCATGCTCCAGCGGGAGCACCTGGCCATCCTGAAGGCTATCTCTGCCGGAGATGCCGAGGCGGCGCGTGCTGCAATGCGCGCGCACCTGACAGAAAGCCAGCGACGCTATCGAGATCGGCTGGCGGGTCAGCAGGCGGACTATCGCTTCGGTTCCGCCGCGACGCCCTGA